A region of the Hyperolius riggenbachi isolate aHypRig1 chromosome 9, aHypRig1.pri, whole genome shotgun sequence genome:
tTGTATAtggagtgtcagtgggccacacacacacaaaaaaaaaagaaaaaacacatcacaagaacattagctcttaaaagagctgtttcgttggtgcttttcagcaacaaatatcagcaaggagcaagctaacaagagcctaactaagccttccctatctctgcagcaacctctctcccttctctcactaatacagcagcacacagagtgagaacatggccgacgccactgccttatataaggggggggggggggggggaggctccagcagggagtgcagcctgattggctgccatgtgtctgctgactgtgatgtggagggtcaaagtttggcccaatgatgtagtatagggggcgggtcgaactcgcacaaAGTTTGTGTTCAGCCGCGAACGCTAATCCACAATGTTCGCGCGAATATGTTCATGTGCAAACCATTCGTGACAACTCTACTAGGAAAACGTTTGTGCATAAATTTAATCTGTAAGCCATGTTTCTGCTTACTTGGCGTTTGAATCCTTTAGGAATTTTCTTACAGAGCTGGTGGTCAGAGAGCGTTCCAAATAGTACAGTTTTTCCAGCGGTGGCACAACAATAAGGAGGACCATGTTGTCACTGTACGGCACTTGTATGatcttgtttttgttgttgtctgTTGAGGTTGCTTTGAAGTAGCCACGCTGGTACATCATTGGTACTGAAACAGTCTTTATTTTATTCACTTTGAATTCCCCGTCTCTTGTGTTCGATGGATCAAAGGGACTTGCCCATCTGGCTGGAGGAAAAAAACAAAGTGTTCCGTTATGACAGATTAAAGATCGACACCTAAACGTGGtcattaatgatccaatttctagaaaaaaaaatcgttcgagcgatcagataattctgattggaagaaaaattgttccctgcaccatcaacaaaccgacctttgcttcctatcactaccgacaagaaaatccaaattttggttttggcgaaaatccaatcggacgactattttttataatcattcgtaatcgaTGATGCCTATGAACGGagcttatttacaaccaatccgatcagaatttctgatcgctcaaatgatttttcgctggaaattggatcgttagtgaccACCTTTAAATAGCCCAAAGGGAAGGTACACTTTTTGTGTAACTAAAAAGCCTCTATAAATTGTGAGAATTAATGTGAAACACAGTAGATTTATAGTTGGGGTATACTTCTAAAACAAAAATGTCAGTAAttactcttaaaggatacccgaactaacatgtgacatgatgagatagacatgtgtatgtacagtgcctagcacacaaatgactatgctgtgttcctttttttctttctctgcctgaaagagttaaatatcaggtatgtaagtggctgactcagtcctgactcagacaggaagtgactacagtgtgacccttactgataagaaattcaaaatataaaacactttcctagcagaaaatggcttctgagagcaagaaagaggcaaaaaggggaatttcttatcagtgagggtcacactgtagtcacttcctgtcaggagtgagtcagtcacttacatacctgatatttacctctttcaggcagagaaagaaaaaaaggaacacagcatagttatttgtgttctaggcactgtacatacacatgtctatctcatcatgtcacgtcagttcgggtatcctttaaggtggccttACAATGGTCGACATGGCCAACAGGGATCTGATGGCCAACAGGGATCTGTGTGTTGGCTCTTCTATTGACCTGTACTTGTTTttatgctcccatttttgcctgatgaagtgagattgaacctgtgaaacgcgttgcattgagtTTTGTTGAATAAATTGTTGTTGACCAAAACATTGacggaaactgtgtctactgattctggaggtaagtccaccactacctcctcttttaaagaggatctgtctgCTATACTATCTCAAAAAAAGAACACATATAGAGGTAGATACATACTTGTTCTACGTACATAACATACAGTAgtagtaaaaagtatgtgaacccaaagactaatgacatctccaagagctaattagaATGAAgtgttagccagctggagtccaatcaatgagatgagattgaagGTGTAGGTTACAGCGgtcctgccctataaaaaacacacaccagttttgggtttgcttttcttaagaagcattgcctgatgtgaatgatgcctcgcacaaaagagctctcagaacagaagacctacaattaagaattttgacttgcataaagcacgaaagggttataaaagtatctcctaaagccttgctgttcattaGTCCACAGTAAAACAAATTGTCTGTAAATGgaaaaagttcagcactgctgctactctccctaggagtggccttcctgtaaagatgactgcaagagcacagcacagaatgcttaatgaggtgaagaagaatcctagagtgtcagctaaagacttacaaaagtctctggcatatgctaacatcagtcaatcaagctgcattagttaagtctgaggggaaagtaaagaagcaaaaaagacaacccagcatgccctgcaacttcctttgtgcagcaatgtaccaaataaaagtcaggtaaactggggaatgatcttttaacaacaacaaaagtaagagtgatttttaacttttggatttcctggTTAGCACCCTTAATACTTGTTTATAAAAtagaaataaagaattgatttttgattttatacctGACAGTTatgatttaacctccttggcggtaaccctgtgtgtgacacggggtaagccgccggagggtgccgctcaggccctgctgggccgatttacataatttttttttcaaacacgcagctagcactttgctagctgcgtgtttggtctgatcgctgccgcccgccgccgatgcgccgctacccgccgcggaaacaggccccctccccgcataccccttgcgcagcctggccaatcgccgccaggctgcactgaggggtggatcgggactccctgtgacgtcacgacgtccgtgacgtcgatgacgtcactccattcgtcgccatggcgacgggggaagccctcaaggaattccgtttagaacgggatttccttatgggcaagcggcgccggtggcgatcgaaggtgacgggcggatgccgcggggaggagggaagcatgtagctagcgctaggctagctacatgctaaaaaataaaaaaaaggcgaaaaaaaacctcccgcggctgcgcagccgcaggaattataccgccaggggggttaaacagtttttaatgcattttatcctGGGGCCTCTGTTCCTGTTCCAGTTTactgtctagtccacccttggtggtgggGTGTAACCCCATTccctttctacagagagcgactttttaatctgagtggggtcaggtctattgATGATCGTAATTtgcaaattacgattatgcaaaattaggagtaatttttcgcaattacgcatacatgtaattacaaattcgtaattcaatttactttgtataatcattcataattatGCATGCATAATTTATGTGTAATTTTATGCCGACTTTGGcggtagcaaaacccccatacatgctattgctaccaaaattactacatactgtatgttaagaAGCATATTGGGAATAAgacaaaaaaatagtttttcaaaaagatcttgtagtttttgagaaaatcgattttaaaaatgcaaagaaaaatggtttttaaacccagaaaaattacagtttaaaaccattttttttgtatttttgaacaattctttttgtaatTTGTATCTATTTTTCttgacatatgtagcaattttggtagcaatggcatatatgggggctttgcgatttactgccaaagtcagcacgaaattacgcgtaaattcatgcgtaattgcgaataggAACAATTACCTACAAACTTCATTACGCTATTCCCCCGAAATGTCGCATtatgattatgatgcgtaattgcgtattacaGTGCCTAATTACAcatgggcgtaatttctgctcatcactagtcaggtctaatctccccacttgcctgtacagtggttgcctgtgtggtaaccctcgTTTGTGACTTTAATGTTGCCTATATTTGTTCTATCCATccataatatactacactattgggctataGGTTTCCCTTTGTATCTCCTTCGCTAAGAACAACAAGACCACCAGCACCATTGTTGGGGCACTAGACTCATTCAACACTGCGGCCAGAGATAGTTTAGGGGTAGTGTAAAGTCTATATTGGGATTGAGAAATTAGGCTTGCCTATTAACCAGGAGGAAgttcagtgtatgctttttttttttctttttctagatTACTGGAATTTAGTCGGAAGTAAAATAGGCTTACCTTCAAACATGGCGTAATCAATCGGAACTATGACTGTTGTATTACACAGGTCTTTCACCAGTTTATCTATTCTGCCCTTTGACTTCTTTTGGATATATGTATTGATTTTCTCCTCTGCTCGTTTGGGGTCGTTGAAGTCGATGCTGTGAATGGTAGCATTGTAGTAGTCCATGACATTCTGTTGATATTTTGGCTGAATTTTTGCAGAGTTGGTTATGAAGAGCTCGTTGACGTACTTAATTTTTAAGTCACTTTCCTCCCGATTTAGGGATCGAAGTAGCTTACTATACTTCCCGTGCAGCTCTGTATCGGTTAAAGTTGGGTCCAAGCACATGCCTTCCAGAATGTGCGTTCGGGTTAGTGACCGAGCCCCAAGTGCCAGCTCGGCCAAAGTGGTATAGACGGTAATAGGCGAGTAAAAtaggtttggtatttgtattgccGTCttgggggaaagtcgtttatatgATGCCGTTTtagaggaaagtattttatatgaCCTCAGTGTGAATTCCATAAGGGCATTGGACACGTTGTCGTGGACACAGGTCTTCTGCCTTTCGTCATCAGCAAAGGCCAAGCAGATGGTTACCAAAAGGAGAAGAGTCTTCATCTTTCCTCTACAGGCTCACAACTGTGGAAAATGGAGAAATCAAGTTGGTGACTATCATCCTAAAGCATCAAACGTCATTACACTGTGGGGGCCACAATACTTGCAGCTGATcaaccacatatcccagcattccACAGCAGAGAACAGAATGCCGACTTTGTCACACTTCAGCCAAATGTTTTATCTCAGTTTTAGATAGGGTGGGGTGATTGAAAACAAGACAACTTAaaccagacctgaactcagaacttcctctctgctctaaaagataagcatcagcataataacctttaaagggaaggttcaagcaaaataaaaaaatgagtttcacttacctggggcttctaccagccccatgcagccatcctgtgccctcgtagtcactcactgctgctccagtcccccgctgccagcttgccgacctcggaggtcggcgggacgcattgcgtacatttttacgcattcccgctagtgcaggaacattaacacatacatttttacgcgttactggttcaatgcgtacatttttacgcattgaaccaataatgcgtaaaaatgtatgtgttaatgttcctgcactagcgggaatgcgtaaaaatgtacgcaatgcgtcccgccgacctccgaggtcggcaagctgccagcgggggaccagaggtccgatgagtgactacgagagcacaggatggctgcatggggctggtagaagccccaggtaagtgaaactcatttttttattttgcttggacattccctttaaaggaagcatcaggtaatctatgctacccccagatctacttacctggggcttcctccagcctcttgcagccaacatgtccctcatcgcagctccactcccagccgCCTGCCTGGGTTCCCCGCTGGTGAAGAGGCTGACCACACGTGGttgtcctctactgtgcctgcgcaagcgcCGCTGTCAGTCACTCGCACGTgggctggagtgttctgcgcaggcgcagaactacaagATCGGCCTCTGCTCCAGTGGGGACCCTGGGCCAACGGCTGGGATTGGAGCTGTGACGagggacatgttggctgcaaggggcttgagGAAGTCCCGGTTAAGTAGTTCTGGGGGtaacatagattgcctgacgtttcctttaaagaaaaaaaaattctttgttacagtttatagaacttctgcaataaatctgcaatgtgtctactccttgctttcgtggaagcagacaaagggttaacatcctgtgtttacatattagctttgTCTGCTGAGACTCttgactttctgtgctgacacagctaagagatcaaattacacttgtgattccttacagatgagggggaattagacaggctcttctcactAAAATcacacagggtgtatttcttcctgttttccttgtgtcttgtgctagagttcaggtccactttaaagggaacctgaagtgagaagcatatgaagtctgccatgtttatttccttttaaaggagaactgtagtgagaggtatatggaggctgccatatttgtttccatttaagcaataccagttgcctggctgtcctgctaatcctctgcctctaatactttcagccattggccctgaacaagcatgcagcaggtagtgttgggcgaacacctggatgttcgggttcgggaaagttcgccgaacatggccgcaatgttcggcatgttcgggccgaaccccgaactccccgaacatcccgcttgtaggggccctatggggtcgcaggcataaggggggagcatgccccgatcgcggggggggtcggaaattccccccaccccctccgctagcgctcccccctctgcccgcttccccatacaaaagttgcaagaagtacctgtgtccgggtggtagtgggtggctgtctggctggcagtgggcggcactatgcagtgactaaatgaggagg
Encoded here:
- the LOC137533625 gene encoding alpha-1-antitrypsin-like protein GS55-MS → MKTLLLLVTICLAFADDERQKTCVHDNVSNALMEFTLRSYKILSSKTASYKRLSPKTAIQIPNLFYSPITVYTTLAELALGARSLTRTHILEGMCLDPTLTDTELHGKYSKLLRSLNREESDLKIKYVNELFITNSAKIQPKYQQNVMDYYNATIHSIDFNDPKRAEEKINTYIQKKSKGRIDKLVKDLCNTTVIVPIDYAMFEARWASPFDPSNTRDGEFKVNKIKTVSVPMMYQRGYFKATSTDNNKNKIIQVPYSDNMVLLIVVPPLEKLYYLERSLTTSSVRKFLKDSNANALVDFYLPRFFIHGRIDVNDALLNMDMSSIYSSQNAVFSKITDKPKFKITDVFHQASIKVTEEGTYWIGATPSNGVKLISAVPKFKVDSPFLVIFFDKKTDTIAGIGRVTDPTSSSFHVEEEEEEEDQCAEVKGK